One Gossypium hirsutum isolate 1008001.06 chromosome A11, Gossypium_hirsutum_v2.1, whole genome shotgun sequence genomic window carries:
- the LOC107959054 gene encoding uncharacterized protein, with product MLSSWCSPTNRTWCSTSSIGVQSQLGILSQLGIHIFHLRIVAGMVHSMVITEDGALFYWVSSDPHLRCQQLYSLSEKTIVSISAGKYWAATATAINDVYMWDGKKSMDKPPVATQLHRVKGKKIP from the exons ATGCTATCATCTTGGTGTTCGCCAACAAACAGGACTTG GTGCAGTACAAGTTCAATAGGAGTGCAATCCCAACTTGGTATACTTTCACAACTTGGTATCCATATATTCCACTTGAGAATAG TTGCCGGGATGGTACATAGCATGGTTATTACTGAAGATGGAGCATTATTTTATTGGGTTTCCTCAGATCCTCATCTTAGATGCCAACAG CTATATTCCCTTTCTGAGAAAACAATCGTAAGCATTTCTGCTGGTAAGTACTGGGCTGCAACTGCTACTGCTATAAATGATGTCTACATGTGGGATGGCAAGAAAAGTATGGATAAACCACCTGTTGCAACTCAGTTACACCGAGTAAAGGGAAAAAAGATCCCTTAA